One Clavibacter zhangzhiyongii genomic region harbors:
- the mfd gene encoding transcription-repair coupling factor, whose protein sequence is MILQGLIPALSRASTFDDALASASRDADFSLTEGLQGPLLAGLLRQRIQRGIPGCLLVVTATGRESEGMRRSLDAVLPDAEILEFPAWETLPHERLSPSAEIVGKRIHALRRMEAWHAALGAGAREVPAAEVRPLVIVASVRAALQPVADNLTELAPVQLTTGSRGHDLSELAVRLVDLAYSRVDMVTRRGEFAVRGGILDVFPPVSDHPVRVEFFGDEVDQMRPFAVADQRSLEETVDSVELPPSRELLLSAPVRQRAREMQHEFPNLQQMLAKIAEGIPVEGMESLAPALVDKLVPVTHYLPVDAAIAVVSPERVSTRAQSLADTNREFLDAAWNAATAGAQAPIDLASGDFLSLGRLRDARGPRRWWTLSGFQATDVLPEDLGIDEVMTVRIEADPVPSFAGNADGAIEHVRERLAAGWSVGVVAQGSGLVERADTVLREAGVPARVVEEFPAEPEAGVAYLLRAAIDAGFEMPEIQLALLTESEFYGRAAGYDSRQVKKLATRRKNVVDPLQLKPGDHVVHTTHGIGKFVELTQREVSSGGRNAVKTRREYLVIEYAPSKRGYPGDKLFVPTDQLDLLSRYVGGEEPALSKMGGSDWAAAKGKARRAVRDIAVELVKLYSARMASRGHSFPPDTPWQRELEEAFPFMETPDQLTVIDEVKRDMESPIPMDRLVSGDVGFGKTEIAVRAAFKAVQDGKQVVMLVPTTLLVKQHFETFSERFAGFPVHLRQLSRFQTDKESRETIKGLEDGSVDVVIGTHRLLTGSIAFKDVGLVIIDEEQRFGVEHKDALKKLKANVDILAMSATPIPRTLEMAVTGIREMSTLATPPEDRHPILTFVGPNSEKQIAAAIRRELLREGQVFFVHNRVSSINRVASELAELVPEARVAVAHGKMSEAMLEQVIVDFWERKFDVLVSTTIIETGLDIANANTLIIDRADKYGLSQLHQLRGRVGRGRERAYAYFLYDADKPLSETAHDRLSTIAANNELGSGMQVALKDLEIRGAGNLLGGEQSGHIQGVGFDLYLRMIGEAVSTFRGDVAEGQTELRLELPVDAHIPEEYVDSERLRLEAYQKLSTAASPTATDDQIDRVIEELSDRYGEPPVEVDNLVRVSRLRRVAQRAGLSEVVAMGPNLRIAPADLADSKQVRLQRMYPGSRLFAQTNAVTVPLPKRDGEPLPDAELVDWVRQLLDAVFTVEPAPAAKESAPKA, encoded by the coding sequence GTGATCCTCCAGGGCTTGATCCCGGCGCTCTCGCGCGCCTCCACGTTCGACGACGCCCTCGCATCGGCCTCCCGCGACGCCGACTTCTCCCTCACCGAGGGGCTCCAGGGGCCGCTGCTCGCGGGGCTCCTCCGCCAGCGCATCCAGCGCGGCATCCCGGGGTGCCTGCTCGTCGTCACCGCCACCGGCCGCGAGTCCGAGGGCATGCGCCGCAGCCTCGACGCCGTGCTGCCGGACGCCGAGATCCTCGAGTTCCCGGCCTGGGAGACGCTGCCGCACGAGCGGCTGAGCCCGAGCGCCGAGATCGTCGGCAAGCGGATCCACGCCCTCCGCCGCATGGAGGCGTGGCACGCCGCGCTCGGGGCGGGGGCCCGCGAGGTGCCGGCCGCCGAGGTCCGTCCGCTCGTCATCGTCGCCTCCGTGCGCGCGGCCCTGCAGCCCGTCGCCGACAACCTCACCGAGCTCGCGCCCGTGCAGCTCACCACCGGCAGCCGCGGCCACGACCTGTCCGAGCTCGCCGTGCGGCTCGTCGACCTCGCGTACTCGCGCGTCGACATGGTCACGCGCCGCGGCGAGTTCGCGGTGCGCGGCGGCATCCTCGACGTCTTCCCGCCGGTCTCCGACCACCCCGTGCGCGTCGAGTTCTTCGGCGACGAGGTCGACCAGATGCGCCCGTTCGCGGTCGCCGACCAGCGCTCGCTCGAGGAGACGGTCGACTCCGTCGAGCTGCCGCCGAGCCGGGAGCTGCTGCTGAGCGCGCCCGTGCGCCAGCGCGCCCGCGAGATGCAGCACGAGTTCCCGAACCTGCAGCAGATGCTCGCCAAGATCGCCGAGGGCATCCCGGTGGAGGGCATGGAGTCGCTCGCGCCGGCGCTCGTCGACAAGCTGGTCCCCGTCACGCACTACCTGCCGGTCGACGCGGCCATCGCCGTCGTCTCGCCCGAGCGGGTGTCCACCCGCGCGCAGAGCCTCGCCGACACGAACCGCGAGTTCCTCGACGCCGCGTGGAACGCCGCCACCGCGGGCGCGCAGGCGCCCATCGACCTCGCATCCGGCGACTTCCTCTCGCTCGGCCGCCTGCGCGACGCCCGCGGCCCGCGCCGCTGGTGGACCCTGTCCGGCTTCCAGGCCACCGACGTGCTGCCGGAGGACCTGGGGATCGACGAGGTCATGACCGTCCGCATCGAGGCGGATCCCGTGCCGAGCTTCGCGGGCAACGCCGACGGCGCCATCGAGCACGTGCGCGAGCGCCTCGCGGCCGGCTGGAGCGTGGGCGTCGTCGCCCAGGGATCCGGCCTCGTCGAGCGCGCCGACACCGTCCTCCGCGAGGCGGGCGTGCCCGCGCGCGTGGTCGAGGAGTTCCCCGCGGAGCCCGAGGCGGGCGTCGCCTACCTCCTGCGCGCCGCGATCGACGCGGGCTTCGAGATGCCCGAGATCCAGCTCGCGCTCCTCACCGAGAGCGAGTTCTACGGCCGCGCCGCCGGCTACGACAGCCGCCAGGTCAAGAAGCTCGCCACGCGCCGCAAGAACGTGGTGGACCCGCTTCAGCTGAAGCCGGGCGACCACGTCGTGCACACCACGCACGGCATCGGCAAGTTCGTCGAGCTCACGCAGCGCGAGGTCTCGTCCGGCGGCCGCAACGCCGTGAAGACCCGTCGCGAGTACCTCGTCATCGAGTACGCGCCCTCGAAGCGCGGCTACCCGGGCGACAAGCTCTTCGTGCCCACCGACCAGCTCGACCTGCTCAGCCGCTACGTCGGCGGCGAGGAGCCGGCCCTCAGCAAGATGGGCGGCAGCGACTGGGCCGCCGCCAAGGGCAAGGCCCGCCGAGCCGTCCGCGACATCGCCGTCGAGCTCGTGAAGCTGTACTCCGCGCGCATGGCGTCGCGCGGGCACTCCTTCCCGCCGGACACCCCGTGGCAGCGCGAGCTCGAGGAGGCGTTCCCCTTCATGGAGACGCCCGACCAGCTCACCGTCATCGACGAGGTCAAGCGCGACATGGAGAGCCCCATCCCCATGGACCGCCTGGTCTCGGGCGACGTCGGCTTCGGCAAGACGGAGATCGCCGTGCGCGCCGCGTTCAAGGCCGTGCAGGACGGCAAGCAGGTCGTGATGCTCGTGCCCACGACGCTCCTCGTGAAGCAGCACTTCGAGACGTTCTCCGAGCGCTTCGCCGGGTTCCCCGTGCACCTGCGTCAGCTCAGCCGATTCCAGACCGACAAGGAGTCGCGCGAGACCATCAAGGGGCTCGAGGACGGCTCGGTCGACGTCGTCATCGGCACGCACCGGCTGCTCACGGGCAGCATCGCGTTCAAGGACGTGGGGCTCGTCATCATCGACGAGGAGCAGCGGTTCGGCGTCGAGCACAAGGACGCGCTGAAGAAGCTGAAGGCCAACGTGGACATCCTCGCGATGTCGGCCACGCCCATCCCGCGCACGCTCGAGATGGCGGTCACGGGCATCCGCGAGATGTCCACGCTCGCCACCCCGCCGGAGGACCGGCACCCGATCCTCACGTTCGTGGGCCCCAACAGCGAGAAGCAGATCGCCGCGGCGATCCGCCGCGAGCTGCTGCGCGAGGGCCAGGTCTTCTTCGTGCACAACCGCGTCTCGAGCATCAACCGCGTGGCGTCGGAGCTGGCGGAGCTGGTGCCCGAGGCGCGCGTCGCCGTGGCCCACGGCAAGATGAGCGAGGCGATGCTGGAGCAGGTCATCGTCGACTTCTGGGAGCGGAAGTTCGACGTGCTCGTCTCGACCACCATCATCGAGACCGGCCTCGACATCGCCAACGCGAACACGCTCATCATCGACCGGGCCGACAAGTACGGCCTCAGCCAGCTGCACCAGCTGCGCGGCCGCGTCGGCCGTGGCCGGGAGCGCGCGTACGCGTACTTCCTCTACGACGCCGACAAGCCGCTGTCCGAGACGGCGCACGACCGGCTGTCCACGATCGCGGCGAACAACGAGCTGGGCTCGGGCATGCAGGTCGCGCTCAAGGACCTCGAGATCCGCGGCGCCGGCAACCTGCTGGGCGGCGAGCAGTCGGGCCACATCCAGGGCGTCGGCTTCGACCTCTACCTGCGGATGATCGGCGAGGCCGTCTCCACCTTCCGCGGCGACGTCGCGGAGGGCCAGACCGAGCTGCGGCTCGAGCTGCCGGTCGACGCGCACATCCCCGAGGAGTACGTCGACAGCGAGCGGCTGCGCCTCGAGGCGTACCAGAAGCTCTCGACGGCGGCCTCGCCCACGGCCACCGACGACCAGATCGACCGGGTCATCGAGGAGCTGTCGGACCGCTACGGCGAGCCGCCCGTGGAGGTCGACAACCTCGTGCGGGTGTCGCGCCTGCGCCGGGTCGCGCAGCGGGCCGGGCTCAGCGAGGTCGTCGCCATGGGGCCGAACCTGCGCATCGCGCCGGCCGACCTCGCCGACAGCAAGCAGGTGCGCCTGCAGCGCATGTACCCGGGCAGCCGCCTGTTCGCGCAGACCAACGCGGTCACCGTGCCCCTGCCCAAGCGCGACGGCGAGCCGCTGCCCGACGCCGAGCTCGTCGACTGGGTGCGGCAGCTCCTCGACGCCGTGTTCACGGTGGAGCCGGCGCCGGCCGCGAAGGAGTCCGCGCCGAAGGCGTGA
- the pth gene encoding aminoacyl-tRNA hydrolase: MDDRTLLVVGLGNPGPQYAGTRHNVGQMALDVLADRMRATFRSHRANAQVAEGRAVPGGPKLILAKPNSFMNLSGGPVANLLKYFSLEASQLVVAHDELDIPFDSMKLKQGGGHGGHNGIRDIISSAGTGDFTRVRIGIGRPPGRQDAADFVLKPFSSTERQVLPNVLEDAADAVEMIASDGLIAAQLRFHTAAS, encoded by the coding sequence GTGGACGACCGGACCCTGCTCGTGGTCGGCCTCGGCAACCCCGGACCGCAGTACGCGGGCACGCGGCACAACGTCGGCCAGATGGCGCTCGACGTGCTCGCCGACCGGATGCGCGCCACGTTCCGCTCGCACCGCGCCAACGCGCAGGTCGCGGAGGGGCGCGCCGTCCCGGGCGGGCCGAAGCTCATCCTGGCGAAGCCGAACTCGTTCATGAACCTGTCCGGCGGCCCGGTCGCGAACCTCCTCAAGTACTTCTCGCTGGAGGCGTCCCAGCTCGTCGTCGCGCACGACGAGCTCGACATCCCCTTCGACTCCATGAAGCTCAAGCAGGGCGGCGGGCACGGCGGCCACAACGGGATCCGCGACATCATCTCCTCGGCGGGCACGGGCGACTTCACGCGCGTGCGCATCGGCATCGGCCGCCCGCCCGGCCGCCAGGACGCGGCCGACTTCGTGCTCAAGCCCTTCTCCTCGACCGAGCGGCAGGTGCTGCCGAACGTCCTGGAGGACGCGGCCGACGCCGTGGAGATGATCGCGTCCGACGGCCTCATCGCGGCGCAGCTGCGCTTCCACACCGCCGCGTCCTGA
- a CDS encoding 50S ribosomal protein L25/general stress protein Ctc codes for MVDNNLTAELRTQFGKGAARKIRAVGKIPAVIYGHGTDPQHVTLPGHELMLIIRKANQIITLDIEGTPQLALVKDVQKDPVRQIIEHVDLIVVRKGERVEVEVPIHVEGESYPGTIHSLENTSITVDVEATHIPESFVVSIEGFEEGAQVTAGQVTLPAGATLVTDPDTLVLAVSVPQLDLTTDAVDEDVVAEGDADVTVTDEGATGDQSDDSAK; via the coding sequence ATGGTTGACAACAACCTCACCGCGGAGCTGCGCACGCAGTTCGGCAAGGGCGCGGCCCGCAAGATCCGCGCGGTCGGCAAGATCCCCGCGGTCATCTACGGCCACGGCACCGACCCGCAGCACGTCACGCTGCCGGGCCACGAGCTCATGCTCATCATCCGCAAGGCGAACCAGATCATCACGCTCGACATCGAGGGCACGCCGCAGCTCGCGCTGGTGAAGGACGTCCAGAAGGACCCCGTGCGCCAGATCATCGAGCACGTCGACCTCATCGTCGTCCGCAAGGGCGAGCGCGTCGAGGTCGAGGTCCCGATCCACGTCGAGGGCGAGTCCTACCCCGGCACGATCCACTCCCTCGAGAACACGTCCATCACGGTCGACGTCGAGGCCACGCACATCCCCGAGTCCTTCGTCGTCTCCATCGAGGGCTTCGAGGAGGGCGCGCAGGTCACGGCCGGCCAGGTCACCCTCCCCGCCGGCGCCACGCTGGTCACCGACCCCGACACGCTCGTGCTCGCGGTCTCCGTCCCGCAGCTCGACCTCACCACCGACGCGGTGGACGAGGACGTCGTCGCCGAGGGCGACGCGGACGTCACGGTCACCGACGAGGGCGCCACGGGCGACCAGTCGGACGACTCGGCCAAGTAG
- a CDS encoding gluconokinase, GntK/IdnK-type, protein MIRIDAVRPFPPVIVMGVSGSGKSTVGELLAQDAGVPFLDGDDLHPAANRRKMAEGHALDDDDRRPWLEDVGRALAGRPEGGPVVACSALKRSYRDILRAAAPDAVFVHLAGDHELLVERLGSRAGHFMPSSLLASQLRTLEPLGDDEPGITLDITDDPVALADAAVRELLPGGRTASPDRVDDAPATSTEPAAAVPEADVPALVREARSDDDVPHAAASADAPRHAAGAPPEPSAAIRAADAAPAAATGDGAPAAAVHEPIRVAIVGCGVIGTHHARVLAEHPEFRVAALVDVASDTAEELADVVVDELRADRPRVFAHLGDMIRADGAELVVICTPSGLHIGLAEEALAAGLHVVIEKPLDVDLARGRRIAELAREAAGRGILSTVISQHRFNPSSVIVDRAVRSGRLGRLTSAVATAPWWRSQGFYDSGHWRGTWDLDGGGALMNQGVHTLDLLVSYLGRPVEVYAQTALLAHDGIEVEDVAVAVIRFASGALATMQATTAGYPGLDTRVQVQGTRGTAVIEAGSLTYFHAAPESGVPAQADVRNDAELEIHAADLPRSPRLDNTYLEGHYRQYDDIADALRSGRPAGVTVDDAFLSLATVVSVYVSATLGTPVAFEDVVDGVHDGLRLRVGQSTPPAAGSPAPDADAASTGEPSVR, encoded by the coding sequence GTGATCCGCATCGACGCCGTCCGCCCGTTCCCGCCCGTGATCGTGATGGGGGTCTCCGGATCCGGCAAGTCGACGGTGGGCGAGCTGCTCGCCCAGGACGCCGGGGTCCCGTTCCTCGACGGCGACGACCTGCACCCCGCGGCCAACCGCCGCAAGATGGCCGAGGGCCACGCCCTCGACGACGACGACCGCCGCCCCTGGCTCGAGGACGTGGGCCGTGCGCTCGCCGGCCGACCCGAGGGCGGACCCGTCGTCGCGTGCAGCGCGCTGAAGCGCTCCTACCGCGACATCCTCCGCGCGGCCGCGCCCGACGCCGTCTTCGTCCACCTCGCGGGCGACCACGAGCTGCTGGTCGAGCGCCTGGGCTCCCGCGCGGGCCACTTCATGCCGTCGAGCCTCCTGGCCTCGCAGCTGCGCACGCTCGAGCCGCTCGGCGACGACGAGCCGGGGATCACGCTCGACATCACCGACGATCCCGTCGCGCTCGCCGACGCCGCCGTCCGCGAGCTGCTGCCCGGCGGCCGCACGGCGTCGCCCGACCGCGTCGACGACGCACCGGCCACGTCGACCGAGCCCGCCGCGGCGGTGCCCGAGGCGGACGTGCCCGCGCTCGTCCGCGAGGCCCGGTCCGACGACGACGTGCCGCACGCCGCCGCATCCGCGGACGCCCCGCGCCACGCGGCCGGAGCGCCGCCGGAGCCGTCCGCCGCGATCCGCGCCGCCGACGCCGCCCCCGCGGCCGCCACGGGGGACGGCGCCCCCGCGGCCGCCGTCCACGAGCCCATCCGCGTCGCCATCGTCGGCTGCGGCGTCATCGGCACGCACCACGCGCGCGTCCTCGCCGAGCACCCCGAGTTCCGCGTCGCCGCGCTGGTCGACGTCGCGTCCGACACCGCCGAGGAGCTGGCCGACGTGGTCGTCGACGAGCTGCGCGCCGACCGGCCGCGCGTGTTCGCGCACCTCGGCGACATGATCCGGGCCGACGGCGCCGAGCTCGTCGTCATCTGCACGCCGAGCGGCTTGCACATCGGCCTGGCCGAGGAGGCGCTCGCCGCCGGCCTGCACGTCGTCATCGAGAAGCCGCTCGACGTCGACCTGGCGCGCGGCCGCCGCATCGCCGAGCTCGCGCGCGAGGCCGCCGGGCGGGGGATCCTCTCCACGGTCATCAGCCAGCACCGCTTCAACCCGTCGAGCGTCATCGTCGACCGGGCCGTCCGCTCGGGCCGCCTCGGCCGCCTCACCTCCGCGGTCGCGACCGCGCCGTGGTGGCGCAGCCAGGGCTTCTACGACTCCGGCCACTGGCGCGGCACGTGGGACCTCGACGGCGGCGGCGCGCTCATGAACCAGGGCGTGCACACGCTCGACCTGCTCGTCTCCTACCTCGGCCGGCCGGTCGAGGTCTACGCGCAGACGGCGCTGCTGGCGCACGACGGCATCGAGGTGGAGGACGTCGCGGTCGCGGTGATCCGGTTCGCGTCCGGCGCGCTCGCCACCATGCAGGCGACGACCGCGGGGTACCCGGGCCTCGACACCCGCGTGCAGGTGCAGGGCACGCGCGGGACCGCCGTCATCGAGGCCGGATCCCTCACCTACTTCCACGCGGCGCCCGAGTCGGGCGTGCCCGCGCAGGCGGACGTGCGGAACGACGCCGAGCTCGAGATCCACGCCGCCGACCTGCCGCGCTCGCCGCGCCTCGACAACACGTACCTCGAGGGCCACTACCGCCAGTACGACGACATCGCGGACGCGCTGCGCAGCGGCCGCCCGGCCGGCGTCACGGTCGACGACGCGTTCCTCTCGCTCGCGACCGTGGTCAGCGTCTACGTCTCGGCGACGCTCGGGACGCCGGTGGCGTTCGAGGACGTCGTCGACGGCGTGCACGACGGCCTGCGCCTCCGGGTCGGGCAGTCCACGCCGCCCGCGGCGGGATCGCCCGCGCCCGATGCCGACGCCGCGTCGACCGGGGAGCCGTCCGTCCGGTAG
- the gndA gene encoding NADP-dependent phosphogluconate dehydrogenase, translated as MSDDQQATANIGVVGLAVMGSNLARNLASREGNTVAVYNRTTQKTTDLIEEHPEAGFVAATTVEEFAASLQRPRTAIIMVKAGRGTDAVIEQLTEAFEEGDIIVDGGNALFTDTIRREKEVRAKGLHFVGAGISGGEEGALKGPSIMPGGTAEAYETLGPILESIAAVAEGKPCVTHIGTDGAGHFVKMIHNGIEYADMQLIAESFDLLRRVGGHEPDAIADVFEEWNGGDLESYLIEITAEVLRQKDASSGKPLVDVIVDQAGSKGTGVWTVQNAVGLGVPVGGIAEAVFARAVSSKPEQRKAVQATITSRPEIQSGGDTFEDDVRAALYASKVVAYAQGFDAIIAGAKEYGWDIDKGKVAEIWRGGCIIRAQFLNRIVEAYEKDSGLATLLEDPYFAKAVADGEQAWRRVVSVAALSGIPVPGFASALSYYDSLASERLPAALVQGQRDFFGAHTYHRTDKEGTFHTLWSGDRSEVEAEDTH; from the coding sequence ATGTCAGATGACCAGCAGGCCACGGCGAACATCGGGGTGGTGGGGCTCGCGGTGATGGGCTCGAACCTCGCCCGCAACCTCGCCAGCCGCGAGGGCAACACGGTCGCGGTGTACAACCGCACCACCCAGAAGACCACCGACCTCATCGAGGAGCACCCCGAGGCCGGCTTCGTCGCCGCCACCACGGTCGAGGAGTTCGCGGCCTCGCTGCAGCGGCCCCGCACCGCGATCATCATGGTCAAGGCCGGACGCGGCACGGACGCCGTGATCGAGCAGCTGACCGAGGCGTTCGAGGAGGGCGACATCATCGTGGACGGCGGCAACGCGCTGTTCACCGACACCATCCGCCGCGAGAAGGAGGTCCGCGCGAAGGGCCTCCACTTCGTCGGCGCCGGCATCTCCGGCGGCGAGGAGGGCGCGCTCAAGGGCCCGAGCATCATGCCCGGCGGCACCGCGGAGGCGTACGAGACGCTCGGCCCCATCCTCGAGTCGATCGCCGCGGTCGCGGAGGGCAAGCCCTGCGTCACCCACATCGGCACCGACGGCGCCGGCCACTTCGTGAAGATGATCCACAACGGCATCGAGTACGCCGACATGCAGCTCATCGCCGAGTCGTTCGACCTGCTGCGCCGCGTCGGCGGCCACGAGCCGGACGCCATCGCGGACGTGTTCGAGGAGTGGAACGGGGGCGACCTCGAGTCGTACCTCATCGAGATCACCGCGGAGGTGCTCCGCCAGAAGGACGCGTCGAGCGGGAAGCCGCTCGTCGACGTGATCGTCGACCAGGCCGGATCCAAGGGCACGGGCGTCTGGACGGTGCAGAACGCGGTGGGCCTCGGCGTGCCGGTCGGCGGGATCGCGGAGGCCGTGTTCGCGCGCGCCGTGTCCTCGAAGCCCGAGCAGCGGAAGGCCGTGCAGGCCACCATCACGAGCCGCCCCGAGATCCAGTCCGGCGGCGACACCTTCGAGGACGACGTGCGCGCCGCGCTCTACGCGAGCAAGGTCGTCGCTTACGCGCAGGGCTTCGACGCGATCATCGCGGGCGCGAAGGAGTACGGCTGGGACATCGACAAGGGCAAGGTCGCGGAGATCTGGCGCGGCGGCTGCATCATCCGCGCCCAGTTCCTCAACCGCATCGTCGAGGCGTACGAGAAGGACTCCGGCCTCGCGACGCTGCTCGAGGACCCGTACTTCGCGAAGGCCGTCGCCGACGGCGAGCAGGCGTGGCGCCGGGTCGTCTCGGTCGCCGCGCTGTCGGGGATCCCGGTCCCCGGCTTCGCCTCGGCCCTCAGCTACTACGACTCGCTCGCCTCCGAGCGCCTGCCCGCCGCCCTCGTGCAGGGCCAGCGCGACTTCTTCGGCGCGCACACGTACCACCGCACCGACAAGGAGGGTACCTTCCACACGCTGTGGTCCGGCGACCGCTCCGAGGTCGAGGCGGAGGACACGCACTAG
- a CDS encoding ribose-phosphate diphosphokinase, whose amino-acid sequence MPAIKTAGEKRLVLVTGRAHPELAEQIAEELETSLVHTDARTFANGELYIRYDESVRGSDAFVIQSHTAPINEWLMEQLIMVDALKRASAKRITVVAPFYPYARQDKKGRGREPISARLVADLFKAAGADRIMSVDLHAAQIQGFFDGPVDHLFAMPVLLEHMRSVLDSTTLTVVSPDMGRVRVADIWSDKLGAPLAIIHKRRDPKVHNQVTVHEIVGDVEGRVCLLVDDLIDTGRTIVSAAEALKKNGATGVVVAATHAVFSDPATQILNSPHIDSVVVTDSLPIPEEKRWDKLTVLPIAPLLARAIHEVFDDGSVTSMFDGAA is encoded by the coding sequence GTGCCCGCAATCAAGACTGCTGGTGAGAAGCGGCTGGTCCTCGTCACCGGGCGAGCGCACCCTGAGCTCGCCGAGCAGATCGCGGAGGAGCTCGAGACGTCCCTCGTGCACACCGACGCGCGGACCTTCGCCAACGGCGAGCTGTACATCCGCTACGACGAGAGCGTGCGCGGCAGCGACGCGTTCGTCATCCAGTCGCACACGGCGCCCATCAACGAGTGGCTCATGGAGCAGCTCATCATGGTGGACGCCCTGAAGCGCGCCTCCGCCAAGCGCATCACGGTGGTCGCGCCGTTCTACCCGTATGCCCGCCAGGACAAGAAGGGCCGCGGCCGCGAGCCGATCTCCGCCCGTCTCGTCGCGGATCTCTTCAAGGCCGCCGGCGCCGACCGCATCATGTCGGTCGACCTGCACGCCGCCCAGATCCAGGGCTTCTTCGACGGCCCCGTCGACCACCTCTTCGCGATGCCCGTGCTCCTCGAGCACATGCGCTCCGTGCTCGACTCCACGACGCTCACGGTCGTGTCGCCCGACATGGGCCGCGTCCGCGTCGCCGACATCTGGAGCGACAAGCTCGGCGCGCCGCTCGCCATCATCCACAAGCGCCGCGACCCGAAGGTGCACAACCAGGTCACCGTGCACGAGATCGTGGGCGATGTGGAGGGCCGCGTCTGCCTCCTGGTCGACGACCTCATCGACACCGGCCGCACCATCGTCTCCGCCGCCGAGGCGCTGAAGAAGAACGGCGCCACGGGCGTCGTCGTCGCGGCCACGCACGCGGTCTTCTCGGACCCGGCCACGCAGATCCTGAACAGCCCGCACATCGACTCGGTCGTCGTCACGGACTCCCTGCCGATCCCCGAGGAGAAGCGCTGGGACAAGCTCACGGTGCTGCCCATCGCGCCGCTGCTCGCCCGCGCGATCCACGAGGTGTTCGACGACGGATCCGTCACCAGCATGTTCGACGGCGCGGCCTAG
- the glmU gene encoding bifunctional UDP-N-acetylglucosamine diphosphorylase/glucosamine-1-phosphate N-acetyltransferase GlmU → MTESDSTPRTREIPIVTGELDVDGEPRSPSIAVVILAAGQGTRMRSRLPKVLHALAGLPLVGHVLATAEELGARHIVTVVRHERDQVVEVVNALSPQALVVDQDEIPGTGRAVEVGITALPEGFTGQVVVLSGDVPLLDAATLRSLVSAHRQARNDLTLLTARLDDPTGNGRIIRGQDGAFEAIVEQKDATGEQLRIDEVNAGVYVFDAEALRQTLGVIGTDNAQREKYLTDAADVIRRAGGSIEALPVRDSWLVAGINDRVQLTAAATELNARIIRRWQLAGVTIQDPRTTWIDVKATLAADVTILPGTQVLGASTVAAGATVGPDTTLRDTEVGEDAEVRRTDADLSVIGARATVGPFSYLRPGTRLGEGGKIGAYVETKNAEIGAHSKVPHLSYVGDATVGEHSNIGAGAIFANYDGVAKHRTEVGDHVHLGSRNVLVAPVRIGTGSYTGAGAVIRKDVPPGALGISVAPQRNMVGWTEAKRPGTPEARAAVEAADGHPDDASGAENTEQH, encoded by the coding sequence ATGACCGAGTCAGACAGCACGCCGAGGACCCGCGAGATCCCCATCGTGACGGGCGAGCTCGACGTGGACGGCGAGCCGCGCAGCCCCTCCATCGCCGTCGTGATCCTCGCGGCCGGCCAGGGCACCCGCATGCGCTCGCGCCTGCCCAAGGTCCTGCACGCGCTGGCCGGCCTGCCGCTCGTCGGCCACGTGCTCGCGACCGCGGAGGAGCTCGGCGCCCGCCACATCGTCACCGTCGTCCGGCACGAGCGCGACCAGGTCGTCGAGGTCGTGAACGCGCTGTCGCCGCAGGCGCTCGTCGTCGACCAGGACGAGATCCCCGGCACGGGCCGCGCGGTCGAGGTGGGCATCACGGCCCTGCCCGAAGGGTTCACCGGCCAGGTCGTCGTGCTCTCGGGCGACGTGCCGCTGCTGGACGCCGCGACCCTCCGCTCCCTCGTCTCCGCGCACCGCCAGGCGCGCAACGACCTCACGCTCCTCACCGCCCGCCTCGACGACCCGACCGGCAACGGCCGCATCATCCGCGGCCAGGACGGGGCCTTCGAGGCCATCGTCGAGCAGAAGGACGCGACCGGCGAGCAGCTGCGCATCGACGAGGTCAACGCGGGCGTCTACGTCTTCGACGCCGAGGCGCTCCGGCAGACGCTCGGCGTCATCGGCACGGACAACGCGCAGCGCGAGAAGTACCTCACCGACGCGGCGGACGTGATCCGTCGCGCGGGCGGCTCCATCGAGGCCCTGCCCGTGCGCGACAGCTGGCTCGTCGCCGGCATCAACGACCGCGTGCAGCTCACGGCCGCGGCGACCGAGCTGAACGCCCGCATCATCCGCCGCTGGCAGCTCGCGGGCGTCACGATCCAGGACCCGCGCACCACCTGGATCGACGTGAAGGCCACGCTCGCCGCCGACGTCACGATCCTCCCGGGCACGCAGGTCCTCGGCGCCTCCACGGTCGCCGCGGGCGCGACCGTCGGCCCCGACACGACGCTCCGCGACACCGAGGTCGGCGAGGACGCGGAGGTGCGCCGCACCGACGCGGACCTCAGCGTCATCGGCGCCCGCGCGACCGTGGGCCCGTTCTCCTACCTCCGCCCCGGCACGCGCCTCGGCGAGGGCGGCAAGATCGGCGCCTACGTCGAGACGAAGAACGCCGAGATCGGCGCGCACAGCAAGGTCCCGCACCTCAGCTACGTGGGCGACGCGACCGTCGGCGAGCACTCGAACATCGGCGCGGGCGCGATCTTCGCGAACTACGACGGCGTCGCCAAGCACCGCACCGAGGTGGGCGACCACGTGCACCTCGGCTCGCGGAACGTCCTCGTGGCACCCGTTAGGATCGGTACCGGCTCCTACACGGGTGCCGGTGCCGTCATCCGCAAGGACGTCCCACCCGGCGCACTCGGCATCTCGGTGGCGCCGCAACGCAACATGGTCGGCTGGACCGAGGCCAAGCGACCGGGCACCCCCGAGGCCCGGGCCGCCGTCGAGGCAGCCGACGGGCACCCGGACGACGCGTCCGGTGCCGAGAACACCGAGCAGCACTGA